A single window of Anaerocolumna chitinilytica DNA harbors:
- the sufC gene encoding Fe-S cluster assembly ATPase SufC: protein MSDKLLEIKGLKVCVEGKEILNGLDLAINKGETHVIMGPNGAGKSTLGYSIMGHPKYEVEEGSIYFEGDDITYEKTDVRAKKGIFLSFQNPEELSGVSLESFMRTSKIAVDGKPLKVLSYRKEMGKTMESLGMDKEYGDRYLNVGFSGGEKKKSEILQMLMLNPKLAILDETDSGLDVDAVKIVSQGVKTFKNKNNSLLIITHNTKILEYLDVDYVHILVDGKLVKTGDASLVEEVNRKGFKELAFH from the coding sequence ATGTCAGATAAGTTATTGGAAATAAAAGGACTTAAGGTTTGTGTTGAAGGGAAAGAGATATTAAATGGATTAGATCTTGCTATTAATAAAGGAGAAACCCATGTCATTATGGGACCTAATGGAGCGGGAAAATCAACTCTGGGTTATTCTATAATGGGACATCCGAAATATGAAGTGGAAGAAGGCAGTATATATTTTGAGGGAGATGACATTACATACGAAAAGACGGATGTAAGAGCCAAAAAGGGAATCTTTCTATCCTTCCAGAACCCGGAAGAATTGTCAGGTGTTAGTTTAGAGAGCTTTATGAGGACATCAAAAATAGCAGTGGACGGAAAGCCTTTAAAAGTTCTTTCGTATAGAAAAGAAATGGGAAAAACCATGGAAAGCCTTGGTATGGATAAAGAATATGGAGATCGTTATCTCAATGTTGGGTTTTCTGGTGGTGAAAAGAAAAAATCAGAAATACTCCAGATGCTAATGCTGAATCCCAAGCTTGCAATATTAGATGAAACTGATTCCGGGCTTGATGTGGATGCTGTTAAAATAGTATCCCAGGGAGTAAAGACCTTTAAAAATAAAAACAATTCTCTTTTAATAATTACTCATAATACAAAGATTCTTGAATATCTGGATGTTGACTATGTGCATATATTGGTCGACGGTAAATTGGTAAAGACCGGAGATGCATCTCTTGTTGAGGAAGTTAACAGAAAAGGATTCAAAGAATTAGCTTTTCATTAA
- the sufB gene encoding Fe-S cluster assembly protein SufB: MEAVKNKTYVEDVNRSIYDIKDKVDASYKTSKGLTSGIVNAISLEKNDPAWMREFRQNSLKIYKELNVPVWGPSLEGLNMEDIVTYVRPNTKMQLKWEEVPEDIKNTFERLGIPQAERTSLAGVGAQYDSEVVYHNVREEVKNLGVIYTDMESAVREHEDIVREHFMKLVTPRDHKFAALHGAVWSGGSFVYVPPGVSVEIPLQSYFRLNAPGAGQFEHTLIVVDKGANLHFIEGCSAPKYNVANLHAGCVELFVGEGARLRYSTIENWSKNMFNLNTKRASVEKNGTMEWVSGSFGSRVSYLYPMSILKGENAKMEYTGITFAGNGQNLDTGVKVVHAAKNTSSHMSSKSISKDGGCSTFRSAVVMGAEADGAKCAVSCESLMLDSKSRSDTIPVMDIRNDNVDIGHEAKIGRISDDTIFYLMSRGLSEADARAMIVSGFAEPIAKELPLEYALEMNQLIRLEMEGSIG, translated from the coding sequence ATGGAAGCTGTTAAGAATAAGACTTACGTCGAAGATGTGAACCGAAGTATTTATGATATAAAGGATAAAGTGGATGCCTCATATAAGACTTCAAAAGGCCTTACTTCCGGAATCGTAAATGCTATATCCTTAGAAAAAAATGACCCGGCATGGATGAGAGAATTCAGACAGAATTCACTTAAAATATATAAAGAACTTAATGTTCCGGTGTGGGGCCCCAGCCTTGAGGGTCTTAATATGGAGGATATCGTAACATATGTCAGACCAAATACAAAAATGCAGTTAAAGTGGGAAGAAGTGCCGGAGGATATCAAGAATACCTTCGAACGCTTGGGAATTCCCCAGGCTGAGAGAACTTCCCTTGCAGGGGTCGGCGCTCAATATGATTCGGAGGTAGTTTACCATAATGTAAGAGAAGAAGTAAAAAATCTCGGTGTTATTTATACGGATATGGAAAGTGCTGTAAGAGAGCATGAAGATATCGTAAGGGAGCATTTTATGAAGTTAGTGACCCCCAGAGACCATAAATTTGCTGCATTGCACGGTGCTGTATGGAGCGGAGGCTCCTTTGTTTATGTTCCGCCGGGAGTATCGGTGGAGATACCGTTACAGTCCTATTTCCGTTTGAACGCGCCGGGAGCCGGTCAGTTCGAGCATACGTTGATTGTAGTTGATAAAGGAGCTAATCTGCATTTTATCGAAGGCTGTTCCGCACCCAAATACAATGTAGCCAATCTGCATGCAGGCTGTGTGGAACTATTCGTAGGGGAAGGCGCAAGGCTTCGTTATTCGACGATTGAAAACTGGTCTAAAAATATGTTCAACTTAAATACCAAACGTGCTTCTGTAGAAAAAAACGGAACAATGGAATGGGTCTCCGGTTCCTTTGGTTCAAGAGTATCCTATCTCTATCCTATGAGCATCTTAAAAGGTGAGAATGCAAAGATGGAATATACAGGTATTACTTTTGCAGGTAACGGGCAGAACCTGGATACTGGCGTAAAAGTAGTTCATGCAGCAAAAAATACTTCCTCCCATATGAGCTCCAAATCAATCTCAAAAGATGGCGGATGCTCAACCTTTCGCAGCGCAGTTGTTATGGGCGCCGAAGCAGATGGTGCCAAATGTGCGGTGTCCTGTGAATCGCTGATGCTTGATTCCAAGTCAAGGTCTGATACAATTCCTGTTATGGATATCCGTAATGACAATGTTGACATAGGACATGAAGCAAAAATCGGAAGAATCAGTGATGATACAATATTCTATCTTATGAGCAGAGGGCTTAGTGAAGCAGATGCAAGGGCAATGATTGTTAGTGGTTTTGCAGAGCCAATTGCCAAAGAACTTCCGTTGGAATATGCTCTTGAAATGAATCAGCTGATCCGCCTAGAAATGGAAGGCAGCATTGGCTAA
- a CDS encoding SufD family Fe-S cluster assembly protein gives MVLELKEANKLPVKTFRWLGVNELKLKREIPSITPFYKTEPEGEGVKKLVITRNNNLPLEKLPLTGMGEEATDFIRLNKNQEMTITVPKGVRIKEPVFLKYNLKDENPALIEETCILAEEDSEITLVVTYEGEKAEDLFHGTLVFLKAGRNAVIRLIQIQLLPDNAFHFSNIGAVTESGGQIYITQCELGGSHGISGILGDLKGDESELHVDTIYYGDQERNLDFNYVANHYGKNSKSDMRVNGALSDTSKKIFRGTIDFKKGASGSEGAEGEYTLLFDKTIKNVSVPLILCGEENVSGKHAANSGKIDEEKLFYMMSRGLSEADAKKLMVEAWFNPALQTIPSEELREKVSEYVKGRLNHVKSL, from the coding sequence ATGGTGCTTGAATTGAAAGAAGCAAATAAACTGCCGGTGAAGACTTTTCGCTGGTTAGGTGTTAATGAATTAAAACTTAAGCGGGAGATTCCAAGTATTACCCCTTTTTATAAAACCGAGCCGGAAGGTGAGGGAGTAAAGAAGCTGGTTATAACCAGAAACAATAATCTTCCCTTAGAGAAACTGCCTCTTACCGGTATGGGAGAAGAGGCCACGGATTTTATCCGCCTGAACAAGAATCAGGAGATGACAATAACAGTTCCCAAGGGTGTTAGAATTAAGGAACCTGTGTTTTTAAAATATAATCTGAAAGATGAAAATCCTGCATTAATCGAAGAAACTTGTATTCTCGCAGAAGAAGACAGTGAGATAACACTGGTTGTTACCTATGAAGGAGAAAAAGCTGAGGATTTATTCCATGGAACCTTAGTTTTTCTAAAAGCCGGCAGGAATGCAGTGATTCGTCTCATTCAGATACAACTCCTTCCTGACAATGCCTTTCATTTTAGTAATATTGGTGCAGTGACAGAGAGTGGCGGCCAAATCTATATTACCCAATGTGAACTGGGTGGAAGCCATGGCATAAGTGGTATACTAGGGGATTTAAAGGGAGATGAAAGCGAACTGCATGTAGATACCATTTATTATGGGGATCAAGAAAGAAATCTTGATTTTAATTATGTAGCCAATCATTATGGAAAGAACTCCAAGAGTGATATGCGAGTAAACGGTGCACTCTCAGATACCAGTAAGAAGATATTCCGCGGGACCATTGATTTTAAAAAAGGTGCATCCGGATCGGAAGGTGCTGAGGGTGAATACACTTTATTATTTGATAAGACGATTAAGAATGTATCTGTTCCTCTTATCCTTTGCGGTGAGGAAAATGTATCCGGAAAACATGCAGCTAACAGCGGTAAAATCGATGAGGAAAAATTGTTTTATATGATGTCCAGAGGATTAAGTGAAGCAGATGCCAAGAAACTTATGGTAGAAGCGTGGTTTAATCCTGCACTGCAGACAATACCCTCCGAGGAACTAAGAGAAAAAGTATCCGAGTATGTTAAGGGGAGGTTAAACCATGTCAAATCCCTATAG
- a CDS encoding cysteine desulfurase — protein MSNPYRKDFPLLNQKQREKPLIYLDNAATTQKPEAVIKAVEDYYSEYNANPYRGLYDISEKATKEYEEARKVTAEFINAEEPAEIIFTRNATESLNLIAYSFGRSILKEGDEILIPISEHHSNLLPWQLLAKEKKAVLNYLYLDDNGHIKEDEIEAKITKNTRIVALAYVSNVLGTIYPVKKIIKKAHSVGAFTVLDCAQSIPHFPLDVSELDTDFAVFSGHKMLGPMGIGVLYGKRQLLEEMPPFLTGGEMIDFVSEQDATFAPLPQKFEAGTPNVGGAIGLMAAINYIKDVGYDKIQKAEEELSVYALDKLRELPYVTIYGEKSYSESRSGVISFNVSDVHPHDVSSLLDADGVCIRAGHHCAQPLMRYMQAAATCRISFYFYNTKEDVNAFIESLKKVRRWLGLGD, from the coding sequence ATGTCAAATCCCTATAGAAAAGATTTTCCCTTGCTGAATCAAAAGCAAAGAGAAAAACCGCTTATATATCTTGATAATGCGGCAACGACACAAAAGCCGGAAGCTGTTATAAAAGCAGTGGAAGATTACTACAGCGAATATAATGCCAACCCTTACAGAGGTCTTTATGATATCAGTGAAAAGGCCACGAAAGAATATGAAGAGGCAAGAAAAGTTACGGCTGAATTCATAAATGCTGAAGAGCCAGCTGAAATTATCTTTACCAGAAATGCGACAGAAAGCCTTAATTTAATTGCATATAGCTTTGGCAGAAGTATCTTAAAGGAAGGGGATGAGATTCTTATTCCCATATCAGAGCATCACAGCAACTTGCTTCCCTGGCAGCTTCTGGCAAAAGAAAAAAAAGCCGTACTCAACTATCTGTATCTGGATGATAATGGTCATATAAAAGAGGATGAAATTGAAGCGAAGATAACCAAAAACACCCGAATCGTAGCCTTAGCTTATGTCTCTAATGTGCTTGGAACAATATACCCTGTAAAGAAAATTATAAAGAAAGCACATAGTGTAGGGGCCTTTACTGTTCTTGACTGTGCTCAGAGTATACCTCATTTTCCTCTTGATGTAAGTGAACTTGATACGGATTTTGCAGTCTTTTCCGGACATAAGATGTTAGGGCCGATGGGAATAGGCGTTTTATACGGTAAAAGGCAGCTTTTAGAAGAAATGCCGCCTTTTCTGACTGGCGGAGAGATGATAGATTTTGTCTCTGAACAGGATGCTACCTTTGCCCCCCTTCCCCAGAAATTTGAAGCCGGTACACCTAATGTAGGCGGTGCGATCGGATTAATGGCGGCAATAAATTATATAAAAGATGTCGGATATGATAAAATCCAGAAGGCAGAGGAAGAACTAAGTGTTTATGCTCTTGATAAATTAAGAGAATTGCCCTATGTAACCATTTATGGTGAGAAGAGTTACAGCGAGAGCCGCAGCGGAGTTATTTCCTTTAATGTGTCGGATGTACATCCCCATGATGTTTCATCTCTTCTGGATGCAGATGGAGTCTGTATCCGGGCTGGTCATCATTGTGCACAGCCTTTAATGCGGTATATGCAAGCAGCTGCAACCTGTCGAATCTCTTTTTATTTTTATAATACAAAGGAAGATGTTAATGCCTTTATTGAAAGTCTAAAAAAAGTAAGGAGGTGGCTGGGTCTTGGGGATTGA
- the sufU gene encoding Fe-S cluster assembly sulfur transfer protein SufU, with protein MGIENIYSDILREHANSNHNKHHLGCPTQTKRGINPSCGDEIELELQINDGIIQDASFVGSGCAISQASASIMVDLIKGKTLEEAKQLASTFTGMIKNEITNEDDLEVLEDAIALKDISHMPARVKCAVLGWHTLEEGIKDNCK; from the coding sequence TTGGGGATTGAAAATATTTATTCGGATATATTAAGAGAGCATGCGAACTCCAATCACAACAAACATCACCTTGGCTGTCCCACACAGACCAAACGCGGAATCAATCCAAGCTGCGGTGATGAGATAGAACTGGAACTACAGATAAATGATGGTATTATACAGGATGCATCCTTTGTTGGCAGCGGCTGTGCTATATCCCAAGCTTCTGCATCGATCATGGTGGATTTGATCAAAGGAAAAACCTTGGAAGAAGCCAAGCAACTGGCAAGTACCTTTACCGGTATGATAAAGAATGAGATAACAAATGAGGATGATTTAGAAGTTTTGGAAGATGCCATTGCGCTAAAGGATATATCCCACATGCCGGCCAGAGTAAAGTGTGCTGTTCTTGGATGGCATACTTTAGAGGAAGGTATTAAAGATAACTGTAAATAA